A genomic window from Pseudonocardia broussonetiae includes:
- a CDS encoding acyl-CoA thioesterase has protein sequence MAHFVAQVPLRWTDQDSYRHLNHARAVTLLEEARIALFFERAEADGVGGFSSGLLVAELGVRYAKQVAYRSHTLRIVMTVEEVRAASFVIRYVLHDGPGEDAPVAITAHTRMATFDLAAQRPRRLTAEEKAWLGEWT, from the coding sequence GTGGCGCACTTCGTCGCGCAGGTGCCCCTGCGCTGGACCGACCAGGACTCCTACCGGCACCTCAACCACGCGCGCGCGGTGACGCTGCTCGAGGAGGCGCGCATCGCGCTGTTCTTCGAGCGGGCCGAGGCCGACGGCGTCGGCGGGTTCTCCTCCGGGCTCCTCGTCGCCGAGCTCGGCGTGCGGTACGCGAAGCAGGTGGCGTACCGCTCGCACACGCTGCGCATCGTGATGACGGTGGAGGAGGTGCGGGCGGCGTCGTTCGTCATCCGCTACGTCCTGCACGACGGGCCCGGCGAGGACGCGCCGGTCGCGATCACCGCGCACACCCGCATGGCGACCTTCGACCTGGCGGCGCAGCGCCCGCGGCGGCTGACGGCGGAGGAGAAGGCGTGGCTGGGGGAGTGGACGTGA
- a CDS encoding NAD-glutamate dehydrogenase, giving the protein MTTGERATKPGPELTALRSLYARHAPDLDGLAGEHLPLLLAAARSHVELAGRRAAGQELIRVRDAQPEGSTDGPVVEIVTDDMPFLVQSLLAAVARAGGEVTRVIHPIVVVRRDAEGRLEDVLTDADPAGPPADSIVESWIHLDLETSHLTHDELAERLGEVLREVREIVGDAEPMLATALRIADGLPSRAPAGATAEPRDVAELLRWLADGHVTFLGYRHYTATADGELVAEPGTGLGVLRRDDAERAFVPRVDSVAGRPDLLVITRANDPGPLRPEHPYYLAVATVDGEGRLTGEHRFLGMLTVPALYESVLDIPVVARRVRDAIHRAGFPLESYSGQQMLEVLSDLPREELFSAGVQRLHDTAVGVLAVAGRRAVRVFLRPDPYRRFVSALVYLPRDRYTTSSRLAMAQVLQQRLGGTTVDHTARVSESALALVQFTVHAPTDAAGFGDVDVAALQDELTEAVRTWDDRLLQTPEGAGVGVLLAGVPETYKAAVDPQHAVADLRRIAALAGPGDFSVRLHDAGENGVRRFALYLAGAPATLTAVLPLLQQLGVEVLDERPSEFLRPDGLRCYLYDFGLQVDEATRTALDGRTEAEVEAGFCSAFSAAWRGDAETDRFSALVLRAGLPWREVAVLRAYARYARQLGSPYGVQYMADTLLTQPAVARALLGVFRARFDPAVGSVEDRERAETAALSEARALIDSVTGLDADRILRGYLAMITATLRTNWFRERDFFSFKIDPALVPDMPAPRPRFEIWVYSPRVEGVHLRFGAVARGGLRWSDRPQDFRTEILGLVKAQAVKNAVIVPVGAKGGFFVRAAQPDPAEVEACYRMFISGLLDVTDNLVDGRTVPPPDVVRHDGDDSYLVVAADKGTARFSDTANEVAASYGFWLGDAFASGGSVGYDHKAMGITAKGAWESVKRHFRELGVDTQAQEFTVVGVGDMSGDVFGNGMLLSPHIRLLAAFDHRHVFVDPTPDAAASFAERERMFALPRSSWDDYDRSLISAGGGVWPRTAKSVPVGPEMRAALGLPDGTERLSPPELIAAILRAPADLLWNGGIGTYVKATDETHEAAGDKANDAVRANGAELRVKVVGEGGNLGLTQKGRIEFARAGGKINTDAIDNSAGVDCSDHEVNIKILLDRLVVAGELDRTARNAVLVEMTDEVSALVLSDNRDQNAVLGIARAHAADMTGVHGRLTADLEERHGLVRRLEVLPDEAGFAALEAAGLGLSSPELSTLLAHSKLDLTAQVLSTDLPDAAAFASRLPEYFPRAIRERFPKAIAGHPLRREIVTTQLVNEMVDGAGMTYAFRLGEELSATATDAVRAFAVTTAVFDLPALWAELRDPAIATEVSDTIVLDSRRLLDRASRWFLTNRPQPLAVGAEVSRFAEPVRALRGELSGLLRGRELEAVRERERLLTAAGVGTECAARAAALMYGYGLLDVVELVELAERDREPREPREVAELYYALSEHLGVDMALTSVSALERGDRWHALARLALRDDLYGSLRAITLDALREAAPGTPVEDAIAQWEQANASRLVRARAALHEVGTSARLDLATLSVVSRQLRGLAR; this is encoded by the coding sequence GTGACCACCGGCGAGAGGGCGACGAAGCCCGGCCCCGAACTGACGGCCCTGCGATCGCTGTACGCGCGGCACGCCCCTGACCTGGACGGACTCGCGGGCGAGCACCTCCCGCTGCTGCTCGCGGCGGCCCGCTCGCACGTCGAGCTGGCCGGTCGGCGCGCGGCGGGGCAGGAGCTGATCCGGGTGCGCGACGCGCAGCCCGAGGGATCGACGGACGGACCGGTCGTCGAGATCGTCACCGACGACATGCCGTTCCTGGTGCAGTCGCTGCTCGCGGCGGTCGCCCGGGCGGGTGGCGAGGTCACGCGCGTGATCCACCCGATCGTCGTGGTCCGGCGCGACGCCGAGGGGCGCCTCGAGGACGTGCTCACCGACGCCGACCCGGCCGGGCCGCCCGCCGACAGCATCGTCGAGTCGTGGATCCACCTGGACCTGGAGACGTCGCACCTCACCCACGACGAGCTGGCCGAGCGCCTCGGCGAGGTGCTGCGGGAGGTCCGCGAGATCGTCGGCGACGCCGAGCCCATGCTCGCGACCGCCCTGCGCATCGCCGACGGCCTGCCCTCGCGCGCCCCGGCCGGCGCCACCGCCGAGCCCCGCGACGTCGCCGAGCTGCTGCGCTGGCTCGCCGACGGCCACGTCACCTTCCTCGGCTACCGCCACTACACGGCCACCGCGGACGGCGAGCTCGTCGCCGAGCCCGGCACGGGTCTCGGGGTCCTGCGCCGCGACGACGCCGAGCGCGCGTTCGTGCCGCGCGTCGACAGCGTTGCCGGCCGTCCGGACCTGCTGGTGATCACCCGCGCCAACGACCCGGGCCCGCTGCGCCCGGAGCACCCCTATTACCTGGCCGTGGCCACCGTCGACGGCGAGGGCCGGCTCACCGGCGAGCACCGCTTCCTCGGGATGCTCACGGTGCCCGCGCTCTACGAGAGCGTCCTGGACATCCCGGTGGTGGCCCGCCGCGTCCGCGACGCCATCCACCGCGCCGGCTTCCCGCTGGAGTCCTACTCCGGCCAGCAGATGCTCGAGGTGCTCTCGGACCTGCCGCGCGAGGAGCTGTTCAGCGCGGGCGTGCAGCGGCTGCACGACACCGCCGTCGGCGTGCTCGCCGTGGCCGGGCGCCGCGCGGTGCGGGTGTTCCTGCGCCCCGACCCGTACCGCCGGTTCGTCTCGGCCCTGGTGTACCTCCCGCGTGACCGCTACACGACGTCGTCGCGCCTCGCGATGGCCCAGGTGCTGCAGCAGCGCCTGGGCGGCACGACCGTCGACCACACCGCGCGGGTGTCGGAGTCGGCGCTCGCGCTCGTGCAGTTCACCGTGCACGCCCCCACCGACGCCGCCGGCTTCGGCGACGTCGACGTGGCGGCGCTGCAGGACGAGCTGACGGAGGCCGTCCGCACCTGGGACGACCGGCTTCTCCAGACCCCGGAGGGGGCCGGGGTCGGCGTCCTGCTGGCCGGGGTGCCGGAGACGTACAAGGCCGCGGTCGACCCGCAGCACGCGGTGGCCGACCTGCGCCGCATCGCCGCGCTCGCCGGGCCCGGCGACTTCTCGGTGCGGCTGCACGACGCCGGGGAGAACGGCGTCCGCCGCTTCGCGCTCTACCTCGCGGGAGCCCCCGCCACCCTGACGGCCGTGCTGCCGCTGCTGCAGCAGCTCGGCGTCGAGGTCCTCGACGAGCGCCCCTCGGAGTTCCTGCGGCCCGACGGGTTGCGCTGCTACCTCTACGACTTCGGCCTGCAGGTCGACGAGGCCACGCGCACGGCGCTCGACGGGCGCACCGAGGCCGAGGTCGAGGCCGGGTTCTGCTCGGCGTTCAGCGCCGCCTGGCGCGGGGACGCCGAGACCGACCGGTTCTCCGCGCTGGTGCTGCGCGCCGGGCTGCCGTGGCGCGAGGTCGCGGTGCTGCGCGCCTACGCCCGCTACGCGCGCCAGCTCGGCAGCCCGTACGGCGTGCAGTACATGGCCGACACGCTGCTCACCCAGCCCGCCGTGGCGCGGGCGCTGCTCGGGGTGTTCCGGGCGCGGTTCGACCCGGCCGTCGGCTCCGTCGAGGACCGCGAGCGCGCGGAGACCGCCGCGCTGTCCGAGGCCCGTGCGCTGATCGACTCCGTCACCGGGCTCGACGCCGACCGCATCCTGCGCGGCTACCTGGCGATGATCACCGCGACCCTGCGCACCAACTGGTTCCGCGAGCGCGACTTCTTCTCCTTCAAGATCGACCCGGCGCTGGTGCCGGACATGCCGGCGCCGCGCCCGCGGTTCGAGATCTGGGTGTACTCGCCGCGCGTGGAGGGCGTCCACCTGCGTTTCGGCGCCGTGGCGCGCGGTGGTCTGCGCTGGTCGGACCGCCCGCAGGACTTCCGCACCGAGATCCTCGGGCTGGTCAAGGCGCAGGCCGTGAAGAACGCGGTCATCGTGCCGGTCGGGGCGAAGGGCGGGTTCTTCGTCCGCGCGGCGCAGCCCGACCCGGCCGAGGTCGAGGCCTGCTACCGCATGTTCATCTCCGGGCTGCTCGACGTCACCGACAACCTGGTCGACGGCCGGACGGTCCCGCCGCCGGACGTCGTCCGCCACGACGGCGACGACTCCTACCTCGTGGTCGCCGCCGACAAGGGCACCGCGCGCTTCTCCGACACGGCCAACGAGGTCGCGGCCTCCTACGGCTTCTGGCTGGGCGACGCGTTCGCGTCCGGCGGGTCGGTCGGCTACGACCACAAGGCCATGGGCATCACGGCGAAGGGCGCGTGGGAGAGCGTCAAGCGCCACTTCCGCGAGCTCGGCGTCGACACGCAGGCGCAGGAGTTCACGGTCGTGGGCGTGGGCGACATGTCCGGCGACGTGTTCGGCAACGGCATGCTGCTCTCCCCGCACATCCGGCTGCTCGCGGCGTTCGACCACCGGCACGTCTTCGTCGACCCGACGCCGGACGCGGCCGCGAGCTTCGCCGAGCGCGAGCGCATGTTCGCGCTGCCGCGCTCGTCGTGGGACGACTACGACCGGTCGTTGATCAGCGCGGGCGGCGGGGTGTGGCCGCGCACGGCGAAGTCGGTGCCGGTCGGGCCGGAGATGCGCGCCGCCCTGGGCCTGCCCGACGGCACCGAGCGGCTCAGCCCGCCCGAGCTCATCGCCGCGATCCTGCGCGCGCCGGCCGACCTGCTGTGGAACGGCGGCATCGGCACCTACGTCAAGGCCACCGACGAGACGCACGAGGCGGCGGGCGACAAGGCCAACGACGCCGTGCGCGCCAACGGGGCGGAGCTGCGGGTCAAGGTCGTCGGCGAGGGCGGCAACCTGGGGCTGACGCAGAAGGGGCGGATCGAGTTCGCCCGCGCCGGCGGGAAGATCAACACCGACGCCATCGACAACTCGGCGGGCGTCGACTGCTCCGACCACGAGGTCAACATCAAGATCCTGCTCGACCGGCTCGTCGTCGCCGGGGAGCTCGACCGCACCGCCCGCAACGCGGTGCTCGTCGAGATGACCGACGAGGTGTCGGCGCTGGTGCTGTCCGACAACCGCGACCAGAACGCCGTGCTGGGCATCGCGCGGGCGCACGCCGCCGACATGACCGGCGTGCACGGGCGGCTCACCGCCGACCTCGAGGAGCGGCACGGGCTCGTCCGGCGCCTCGAGGTGCTGCCCGACGAGGCCGGCTTCGCCGCGCTCGAGGCGGCGGGACTGGGCCTGAGCAGCCCGGAGCTGTCGACGCTGCTCGCGCACAGCAAGCTCGACCTCACCGCGCAGGTGCTTTCCACCGACCTGCCCGACGCGGCGGCGTTCGCGTCGCGGCTGCCGGAGTACTTCCCGCGCGCGATCCGCGAGCGCTTCCCGAAGGCGATCGCCGGGCACCCGCTGCGGCGCGAGATCGTGACGACGCAGCTGGTCAACGAGATGGTCGACGGCGCCGGCATGACCTACGCGTTCCGCCTCGGCGAGGAGCTCTCCGCGACCGCGACCGACGCGGTGCGGGCCTTCGCGGTCACGACGGCCGTGTTCGACCTGCCCGCGCTGTGGGCCGAGCTGCGCGATCCCGCGATCGCGACCGAGGTGTCGGACACGATCGTGCTCGACTCCCGGCGCCTGCTCGACCGCGCGTCGCGCTGGTTCCTCACCAACCGCCCGCAGCCGCTCGCCGTCGGCGCCGAGGTGTCCCGGTTCGCCGAGCCGGTGCGGGCGCTGCGCGGCGAGCTGTCCGGGCTGCTGCGCGGGCGCGAGCTCGAGGCGGTGCGGGAACGGGAGCGCCTGCTCACCGCAGCCGGCGTCGGCACGGAGTGCGCCGCGCGGGCGGCCGCGCTGATGTACGGCTACGGCCTGCTCGACGTCGTCGAGCTCGTCGAGCTGGCCGAGCGCGACCGGGAGCCGCGCGAGCCCCGTGAGGTGGCGGAGCTGTACTACGCGCTGTCCGAGCACCTGGGCGTCGACATGGCGCTGACGTCGGTGAGCGCGCTGGAACGCGGCGACCGCTGGCACGCGCTGGCCCGCCTCGCCCTGCGCGACGACCTCTACGGCTCCCTGCGCGCCATCACCCTCGACGCGCTGCGCGAGGCGGCGCCCGGGACGCCGGTGGAGGACGCCATCGCGCAGTGGGAGCAGGCGAACGCGTCGAGGCTGGTGCGGGCGCGGGCGGCGCTGCACGAGGTCGGGACGTCGGCGCGGCTGGACCTGGCCACGCTGTCGGTGGTGTCGCGGCAGCTGCGGGGCCTGGCGCGCTGA